GAGAATCAACATGGGAATTAGAAAAGAAGACGCGCACCATGTACCCTTACCTTTTCAAAGATCAAGCAaactcaagtttcgaggacgaaacatCCAATAAGGAGGGTGGGATGTGATGACCCAGATTTTTGAAGCAAATGAAACCCAATGTTTTAGTccaaaattattaattcaagAAACTCAACTATAGAATTAAACTTTCAGCTAAAAAAAACTCAAGGGATTAGCTCAAAAGAAATCTATGCGATGTGAAACCACAATAATCGAAGTGTCGTCACCCGGTGGATGAAACCCCTAACTCATTAACTCAATATTTTAGCTCAatcaaggaagctcattgattCATGTCCTAATGGAGCCAAGAATTCATCCAAGGGAGGAGCTAGAAGTTGGACATATTTAAGATCTAAGAAATGACCATTGAGTGCACCAAGGTGACCCTTGCTTGTGGATAAACTTTGACCACTTGGAGGCTACTTGGACCATCATCCTTGGGCATCTTGAAGGAAAAATTTGGCTGAATGAGGGGAAGACCTACGATTTTTTTCACCTTTAAATACCCCATCATGTGATGAGAAGTGACACACCAAAAACTCCCACAAAAATCTTCCAATTTCGGCCACTCTCAAGCAAGGAAGGAGCTGTTGTGCTAATCCGTTTGAGGCAGCAACTAAGCGATACCCAAAAGGTTATTCTTCTCAAGAATTCCATCCAAAACCTACTCGAGACAGTACCCAATTCAGGCCCAAGTGTTGTCCAGGATCGACCAAGTCTTCATTCAATAATCAAACAAGTTTCGAACAACATCTTTGAATTACTGTAAATGGgcttatatatgttttaaatattacttatgttttaaaattcgaTCATATACTGTATGTTTTGCTATTAATCGTTTGCTTTGCATTTGCATCTTTTGCTAAGTTATGCTCCAATCCGATCCGATTCGTTTTATTTCGTTTCGTTTTGATTTGATTCGTGTCATCTGTCTGTTTCACCCCAATGAGAAAAGTTTATTTGATATGATTCGAATGATGGCGCATCGGAAAAGCCTGTAAGGGAAAATGTTCCAAAGGAAGCTTGTCTATGGGAAAAGGCTCAAGAGGGAGCCGGGTGCGGTAAAAAGATCCAGAAGGAGCCCATTTATAGGAGAAGACCCCAGAAGGAGCTCAAGATCAAGGATAGCCCATGATCATTATTATAAGATATGTCTTTAGTATGTTATTCTGATTTGATAAGACTttgttatattaatattatgttcTATTTGATATGATCTGATCGTCTGGTATAACTTCTGAACTTTGTCTGCTATGTTTTGAAAAACGATCACGGTaaagatatgtatatgtataactTGTTAGTTTGGTATTCGATCGGCCCCTACTTTccgagtgtttcccaaaacgctCACCCTCTTACGTCCCTCCCTAGATAATAATGAAGAACAGGTGGAAGAGACATAACAAATTAATTTTGGAGTTGGTGAAGAAATCTAGAGTTATGAAGACCAATTCTCCGATTTCATGATTATAATTTATTCGCTTCCGTATTTCGTACTTTTCTTTGTAAGAACAACTTCCACATTATTCGTATTTCACatttgtaaagacaatatttttttatgaattagaCTGAGTTTTAGCTATTTTCTACGaggcttattgttttcaatgagATTGTTAAACAATTCCGGATGTCATCTATGTCTCGGTCTCGGGACGTGACAGTTCAACTTGATAGTAAACTGAAcaaattgataatttggaaAGAAAGAGAATTCAATTGGAGGTCGAACTGCATGCTCTTGAGAAGGAAAAAGATAAAGCTAGCAAAGCACGTCTTAAGCTTCAACCATTGAAAATGAGGTACAccaaagaaaaggaaagaatcAATGAGCTTTGAAGGTTCAAACAGAGAAGAGATAAACTTCCATATGCCTTGCTAGAAGCTGAAAGGAGATACGATCTTGCTAGAACTACTGACATAAGATATGGAGCAATCCAAGAAGTTGAATCTGCAATTGCAACACTAGAATCAAGTTCAAATGAGAATGGGATGCTCAAAGAGACAGTAGGCCTTGATCAAATTGCCGAAGTCCTGGCACGTTGGACCGGTGTACATATCACACTTcttggaaaaaatgaaaaagagagGTTGATTGGTCTATCTGAGAGGTTGCACCAACGAGTCGTAGGACAAGATCAAGCTGTTATAGCTGTTGCTGAGGCTGTTTTAAGGTCAAGATGTGGACTTGGAAAGCCCCAACAACCAACAAGCTCTTTTTTTTCTTGGGTCCAACTGGCGTTGCCAAGACGGAGCTCGCCAAAGCTCTAGCAGAACAACTCTTCGATGATGATAATTTAATTGTTAGGATTGACATGTCTGAGTATATGGAGAAACACTCCGTCGCTCGGCAAATAGGAGCTCCTCTAGGGTACATGAGAACCCTTTAATTCATTGGTCTGCCTAATCATTATGACATTTTTTCTTATCATTCTTGTGCGTGTCATTTGATAGCTATGTTGGGCATGAAGAAGGCGGGAAACTAATAGAAGCCGTGAGGAGAAGGTCGTATTGTGTCAATCTTTTCGATGAAGTAGAGAAAGCACATCCTTCTGTTTTAACATGTTACTTCAAGTTTTAGATGACAGAAGATTTCCAGATGACCAAGGCCGAACTGTTGACTTCACGAACACCATCATTATAATGACCTCTAACATTGGAGCTGACTAGCTGAGTACCATTCGAAAGGATTATTGGGAAAGTGTAGAATGGAGAATGCACATGAGATGATGCAAAAGGTAACGATCATTCTCCCATTTCATGGTTCTAGAGGATAAACTAAGATATTCGATCTTATTTGCTAAATAACTAACCTGTTCAATTTTACTTGTAATAAAGCACTTGAAGTCCAAGTTTCTTAACCGACTGGATGAAATTGTGATATTCCGACCCTCTTTCTCATGAAATACTGAGGAAAATGTGCCTTCTATAGCTGAAAGATGTTGCTAGTCGCCTagctataattaattataaaatatttttcctagaaattctcaaaattcattatattctctgagatttttatcatttaatctAGAAATTCTCAAATTCATTATAGTTactaatacttttttttttttaatcatttaatatacTTAATTTCCAAAAAAGGCCAttctaattattttatattgattaaataataaaacctaATAATATTGAGAAAAAGAATGACAGTAAATCATatgaagtaaaaaaattataataatgatgttaaaaaaattatcaaaattagaGATGCATAAAATTTTGGTTAATGCAAAATGATCGGTGAAAACTGATTTAATTCAAAAACTCAGTCtgaataatttataaatatgattttttttaaataagtattttaaatcggtttattaagttctgattttaattattttttaatgttaaaaattgatttcaattgttaattttaaatttttttaacattattattatcattattaatttatttcataagaTTTTGTTATTTCATATGATTATATTGTGTTCTTTATCAATaccattatattttttatttaataataaaaatgatcactttcatcaaaatatagaggaacattttataattttttcaaagaaaaatgtgTATAATATTTTGGTAAATCGTCAGGTTAATTGTAAAGCCTACGATCAAAGCTGCGATTTTAACCTAATTCTCCGATAAATTCCGATCATAATTCTCCCCCATTCATCTGAATTGGATGAGTTGAATGTCGAGCTCTAATTCCACCATATCAGCGCAAAATGTCACCGATCCTCCCTTTGCAATCCAAATTGAGAAGGATTCCAGATGGTACAGCTCTGGATGCGGCGGGTTCTGGCGCGATGCAGCTCTGGTTGTACCATCCGCTTTGTTGGTGCTGTACCTTGGGTTTCAGGCGAATCGCAGTGTGAAGAAGCTCAGGCACCGGAAGTCTTATGTTATGATTGCGTTCTACGCTCTCCTTTGGTTCGCAGCTGTTTTCAATTTGGCGTGGTCCATTCTTCAGGTAGATTTtcgatttttgtttgtttgtgctCCTATTCCTTGGGCTTGGTGTGAATCATTAGTGCTGAATTGTGCATACAGTGAaaaaagttgtttttttttttttttggctttttcGTACTTAAATGTTTCCACTTTTGAGGCAATGGAAACCTAAATGCATGGATTTTTTCTGTGATTACTTTGGTGTATGTAGTTTATGTATTTTGAAAATCCTTTCTGTAGCTTCATTTCTCTGGAAATTGAATTCCACCGGTATGAAGTTTGTCATAGTACTACGTATCCAGCTTTTGCGTTATTTCTGTGTGAATGGTGTTTAGTTCTATATTTCGCTCGTAGCTATTAAATTACTGTACCGAAAGCTTTACTTTTAGAAGCTACATTCCTGTCCGAGTTTCTCTTGTTTCATGGAATATAACCTGCTAAAAAAGAACTTGCCTTTGATAAAATTATACTTCTTGTTCCCAAGGAAAGTTTTCTTGTACAACCCGCCAATGAAAGCCAATGAAATTGTTGATAGACTATAGGCACCAAATCTCTAGTTTTTATGGTATTAACTTATGTGAATTGTGATGGAACAGGCATGGCAGTGTGCTCCGAGGAAGACAATTGCTTGGAACCTGTTATCCTTGTCCACAGAATGTGGAATGCTATCTTTAGAAATTAGCCTACTTCCTTTTCTTCTTCAGGAAAATTATTCTAGTGGATTGGAGGCCCTGGCCCACACTTTCATGGTTTCAGGTTCAATCGTAGCAGTTGATATATTTATTCAGGTAACATCTGTCTTATTGTATGCCTACTAACTTGTTAAATAGATATATACATTAGTCAGTTTCCTAGCTCACTCCTTGTTAACTTAGATACCCCCTTATTTTTCTCCTTAATTATCCTTGATCCAATCTTTTGGAATGAGTTCAAATTATGCACAATTCTATAGTATTGTACTAGCTTACCACGTCTTAGctcaatttatttttgtttctcttAATATCGTAATtcaagaatttgaaaattctgttaGGTTTCGTTTGGATTGAAGCATTTTTGAGTCATAAATTTGGAATCATGGATTTCAGTTTCACGTGACTCCAATAactaaatttattgttttgactGAAAAAAACTTAATCTAGAAGTTATGGAAATCTATTGATTGGTACATGACTCAAACAATTTGATAGGATTTATTGCCACAAAATACTTCTAGCCAAAGACAACCTTCTGGTAGTGACCATCACTTCTAAAGTGGTTGATTGCTTTGAGAGTCTAAGACTCTTAATATAGTTCCTTGTTAGAAATtccaatttttttatacatatactTCTATAGATAAAGTGAAAGAGTAGAAGAAAAAATACCTTATTACACCATAAAACCCTTTGGAAATCGTATTGATTACTTAAGCCAATCAGGTCCCTAAAATTGGATTATTACATGATGGAGCAATATCGAACCTAAAATTCCTATTTTGAGTTAGGGTGTAATGACCTTTTATATTCCGTTATATCATTGCTAGTGTTGAAACaatgataaaaatttgaaaCCAGCCTAACATAATAATATTCCTAGTTTATCAAAGGATCCTCTGGTTTTACTTTGTCTGTGATTGTCCTTCCTGAAAGTTAAAAGCTAAAAGTTCAAATCTCATATGGTTGCCACATTCCATCGCAGCCCATTATTTTTTCCTGACTGTTTCATTTTGTCAACTTTATTCATCTGTCAGGACCATTCTATTCTGGACCATTCTTGTCACATTTCCATATGCATCTTCACTCATATTTTGcctttaatttttcatttatttacacACCGCATTCATATAAATTTTACCAactataattttattgattttggtTTTAAATAACCCAACAGTATATCACATTTGACGGATTTCCAAATAAATGGGAATTTATTGTTTGCATAAAACTGAAAGCATCTCCTACGGCTAGCAGATCAACCTTTTAATTTTGAACAATATCTCTTTTGTCTCCTACCAATGGATTCTCGAGTTAATGTTTTACCTCTAGCTCAAGCCCATTCAAAAGAGATAACATGTGTGGTGACAAGAAATCCGTAGAACTATttgaatcttgaaaattttaGCAATACCAATTTCCATTGAAAAACAACACATCTCATACATAACCTAAAAATGATCGCATAAAGTTCATCAAAGAAAATTCAACAAATTCCTGTACTTTTGACATCTTGTTATAGGCAATATACTGAATGACACTTATTTCTAGCAATGTTAACTTTAATGTGTGGTGGCAGTGAAATTGTCGTCAGATTCATGCAACCAAAGTATCTACCCATTTGTGATATGAAATGGCAGAAACATCCACGTATCATGTTGGAGACGTCAGATATCAGTTTTCTTCACTCTTTAATTTCTTAAGCTTTCACCCCAACAAAGTTTACAAGGTTTCATTTTTATCCTGAGGAGAAAAGATGAAATGAATGCAGAATGTATGGAAAATTTGAACTGGCATTGAGGAGAATAATGGAAATAGCATGTTCCCAATCATGTATAGAAAGTTCTGATAGATTCTTAGTCTTCTGACTTGGATTTAAATAATACTATCAAACGCTTCAGCAAAATGCAAAATATGATTCCACATTTTATCTTATTATCTTATGagcttaaaatatttatttcgaaACGCTTTCTGTTGATTATTTTCCCTGATGGTATGTGATCATTTTTGTCAATGGACAGGCAATAGTTGTTTTTGGATTTGGGGTGCCACTTTTCAATAATGCAGATGCTTCACATTGGGGGAAATGGACCGTTCTGTTTGTTCACACTTTGATGCTTACAGCTGTCTATAGTTACATACTCTTTGTGCACTATTCCAAGTGGAAAGATAGGTTGCCACGTAAGTCTAAACAACTTGAAGATTGGGTTATTTCCTATATTGCATGGATACGGGTATCATATCGTAGATATGAATACGGAGATACAGCAAATTTCTAAATATCCGACACGATACGGCTAAGTTACGgagattataaaatatatataaataatatatatatttatataaatttattaataaaaattatagcgGATGTCACAGAGCTTTGTGGTTGAGAGGCAGGTCTAGGGTTCACCGCAGCTAGGGAATGCGGCTAGGGTTCATCTTTGGCTAGGGTCACGAGGCTAGGGTCACGAGGCTAGGTCTAGGTTCACTGGCCAGGGTTTGTGACTGGCTAGGGTTCACCATTTGAATCGCCCGCGTTGCTAGGGTTTGCTGGTTGGAGTCGCGCGCGGCTAGGTTTCATTGCGAGACTAGGGTCGCGAGGCTGGCTAGGTCAGAACAGGCAAGTTCAATTCCATTTTTTGCAATTTAACCTCTAAAACTTTtaactatttgaaaatttgccAAAATGTATACAGAAAACGTATCCACGCCGTGTTCATGTTATATCTTAGCCGTGTCCAAGAAGTATCCGATTGGTCAAACCTACAAAAAGTCAACGACACGGATTTTTCTGTATTCGCCACGTGTATCGGCGTGTCATATCTGTATTCGTGTCGTATCCGTGTCCGATATTtcagaattattttttttggagtATCCATGCTACATAAgttattttccataattttgtTTCTTTCCTCGGACTAACCTTTTAGCCTATTCTGTATCCAAAATAATGGGAACCAAATGCAGCAAGGCCGTCATTCTACAACTACGTGGTTGTCATGTTCATAACAAACGTTATAAAATTGTTTGCTAATGGACTCGGTGGAATTGGTTTTGGCTTCGGACTTTGGTACGTAGCATGCTCGCAACCAATACCCCTGGACATACATCTGTCATTGCATTCTTTTATCCTTGTCCTTTGTTTTTATGAAATTGCGGCTCTTTTTCCAGGTTGTATAATATAATAGTAATCTGTCGCCATTCCCTCTATCTTCCTTTCCTGTACGCTACTTTTCTGGCCGACTTTTTCCTGGTAACTGTGCTCTTGTTTGTATCTGATCCATAGTGTAGCGTGGTGTTTCGAGAGATGCAaatgatattaaaagcaaattaatttatttccaGGAGGAAGATTGGCTTTTGGATAGTGCATACTACTCGGAGATGAAAGATGCAGGTTTTTTCGATACCGACTGGGAATAGATAGCGTGTTCATACTATGCTACGTTGAGCATCTTTCGTATGGCCTGACTATCTTCGAAATCACGTGGATACTATGCAACTTTCATACGAGTCTTATGTATATTTCATGATTCTAACAAATATTTAAGCCCCCGTGTATAGCATGTAGCGTAGTGTCTCTCAACCAATGTATATATATCATTTGATGAGATGTTCAAAGAGTTTTAGCTAAGGATGGCAATGGGCCTGGGTGGTTTGTCATCCCCATCTCTACCCCCGAATTCCATCCCCCACCCCATACCTGCCCCAATCCCCGCTCTTTCGGGTTCGAGGAATCTCCAAACCCGAAACTTCGGAAATCAACTTCACATCCCCGTTTTCATTTCtgtttcaataattattaatatgacAAGACGATGACGAATTTGGATATTTTTTCaaaccaaaatttattattatctattatttttatagataatattaatattaatatcaatattaataataataatattattattattattattaatattttaaaaaataataatattattatattattaatactaataatactattattttattattgatattatttttggggcGGGTTCGGGGATTTCGGGAATGCGGATAGTAATCTCATATCCGTCTCGAACTGCATcgaggatttaaaaaaaatcctcgaacccgaacccgaactcAAAAAAATCGGAGATCCTTATCCTCGTTTCGGGTTTTTTTCGTGGAGCTTCAAACTCGTGGAGAAAGTTGCCCTCCTTTTTAGCCAACTTTGTGAACGTCATCGTTTGAATAAAATCAAGGGTCTCTCTATAGCATATATGgcaattatgatttttttttaacctaTGCACATAATAATCATGTACAATTATAATTACAAGATACTAAAATAGAAATCAGtgttaattataaaaataagaaTGTGTCCCTTCAagtctttttttatatataaaaataatggtTGTGACGATGATGGAATACCGTTTTGATGTTGGTATGAACTAATTATGGTCAGCGTTCAAAAAATGCGAATAAAAAGtgtttaaagaaatttttttgattccgaccaaaacaaaagaaaatggaGTTAGATCGCGAAAAAGTACTATTAATTGTAAGTTTTTTGATAGAATTTTAAggaagtttttattttattttcaaatttgagacatcttttattttattttttgataaaagctaatttttatatttgataatataaaagttttaaataaaaaaaatcttttgacatagaaatatttttcaacgagttattttgataatacaaaaatataagttttatagatatttttttaaatttgatatatttataagtTATTTAATCTATTGATTGATTTAATATAATGGAAACTTAAAGTAATTtatgaaagaaaaatttataataactaTTTTTTAGAATTTGTAAACACTCcataaaactaaattttttttttttttttaaatatttaatcttgtaCTAAATTCACGTAATGAAGCTTGGCTATAACATTTTCACACTCGGGCGTCTTAGATCATTGATTACAGTAACCAAATTCATGACAGTAACTGATtcttttgatattatttttattataacaaaataatataatgaaatattttgagtaTAAATTACATAATCTCTATCAGTTTTTTTAGTAATTATCTGTATATGTTATAATATCAAAACTAAATCATGAGTAGTTATATGATGAAGACAACAATAACAAAATAACTTGCATGCGTCCAATTTTTTACAGTGGAATCCCACTTACGAAGTTTATGgaacaaatattttcatttcaagTTTCAAAAAAGAACAAACTTCAAAGCATCTGATAAAAATTGTCTACGATCAAACAAGGTTCATACAACAATTTTTCATATATACAAAGCTGTTCATGGCTCTAAGGCCTCACAGTTTAATCAGTAACATATATGATGTTTACCATGTCGGAGATCACCTATAAAGAAACAAAATTACACTTAATACCTCTAGGACCAACTCAGCAAATGTTAAGAAACTTAGTAGCACGGCGTCTAGGACCACCTTGCCGTTTCTTTATATTTCCCCAACTCTGCAGAACTCCCACTTTACTGCGAGTTGCCGGTTCTTTCAGAATGGAGCTCGTTGGTTTCTTGACGTTTGAAGGACATGATCTGGAGTGGGTTTTGGGTCTTTTGCTCGAATTTTTTCCTACGTTTCTCTTCGATGAACATGTTCTCTGGAATGGTTTAACCGTGTGATGGTCTTTATCTGCACGGCCCTTCACAGATCTACAGGACAAAGTAaccctttctttttctttattgaCATCGTGAGATAGATTTAGGGCCCTTTTCTGAGACAGCCTCAGTGTCGTATCCTTAAACTCATCATCAATCCCATCCGGCGAAAGCATGCATCCATCCTTGTTGGTTGTGCCGTTTTGCAGTTTCATAACCGTCTTTTCTTGGTCCTCGGCATTACCAGTAGCTATTTCAGCAAACCAAAACAGACAGTTACTTAAATTAAAGTCTTGCATTATAGCCGAGGATATCGAGAGTAAAGTCTCGGCAGCAATCCCATCAGGTTCAATCTCAGGTTCGGATTCTCCTCGTTCAAATAAAAGACTAGGAGTACCAAGTAGCATATCCTTGGATTTTCCTCTTGGCGGAAAACCCTCCTTGTTCTCTGGACTCACAGGAGCTTCCATGTCTGTCTCTCCAGCAGATTTAGTCCCAACATTGTTACTTGACAGAGATGGAAATGTCTCACCGGCGGTTACGCCAATGTTTAAGTCTATGTGAGTTTCAAACTCCATTAACTTTTCATCCATACTTGTGTCAGGGTCGACTTTGACACACTTTTCTTTACTCAGTTCATGATGAACAGAGCTAGTATTCAAAATTACAGCTTTCTCAACACCAGAAGCATGTGATATTTTACTTTTGAAAGAGCAAGGAACCCCACTACTATAATCTGATTTTTCTACCAAGGAAAGCAAATGTTCTTTTGGATCTTCTACTTTGTATTCCTGATTCGGATTAAGAAGGTTTACTTGAGTAATTACTGTCTCCGATGAACAACCGAGAGGCATAGAATTCAAATCGATCCCCACGGATGAATTCCTATCAGCATAGTCCCTACCATAGCTAACATGTCCGCAGAGTTTAGGAACAACACATCCTGTTTCTACCTCGGCCGAAACATGAGGATCTTGGTGTGAAAACTCCAAGTTGCATGGATAAGGTTCCAAAGGACTAGTTGAACTTGAAGCCACAGATTCAAGTTGTATGGGTTCATTTAAGTCgatcaaattttttatattccGGCATCTTGCATCAAAAGGATTAGAATCTCCTGTCTTAAAAGGACAAAGTGCTGAATCCCTTTTAGAAACATTTACCTCATCAAACCGCTCCCTCTCTTCTTTATCATGGTACACAGAATCTGGAAGTCGAAGATTCAAAATTCTCATTTCATGTCCTTTACTTATGAATGACGGAGCTTGGACTCTGTTATAACAGTTTTTTGCCAGCAGAAAACCAGGATGTACAGTTCTggtttcttgaaaattctcTGCAACAAATTCTGAAGGTCCTCGAAGATTATCTGTGCTCAGCACAGACAGCTTATTATCCAATCGATCTCCCAGGATCCAGCTAGTTGTATGTGATGTTTGAGAAATTTCAGACCGGGTTTGAGACAAACAGTTATTAGATTGTGATGTGGGCAGTTGTATGTGCCGAGCATACATTTCTCTCACCTTGATTTCATCCATTAACTCCCTCTGTCTTCTATACAATCTGTGTAGTTCCTGGAGCTGAAAGAACAACATAAAAGATCAACTGATAAATCTATTCTATAGGGACATTCAGACCATGTACCAAGCCTGTCAAAAAGATACGTTGAatgcaaaaaaatcaaatagaaATACACGttgaaaaaacaaaatgaaGGTCAATAATGATTTCAAAAGATAGCACAGAAAAAAGATAGGGATTAAATCCTCAGACGGTTTTCGTACCTGATATCTAAATGTAGCTTCATGCTTCTGCATTATCTGGCTCAATAACACCTTGTCATAACCCAAGTGTTGATCCATATTAAACGGTAGCAAAGAAATTCCGTTCCCTTGTTCTTCTCCGTGCTTACCATCAAAGACGAATGGGTGTGAAGAAAAACCACTTTCACGCTTATTAAGATCCCGCAGTTGGTAACATGAAGGGACGTAGCTTGTACAATTCATAGTTCCTCCTACTTGCCCAAAAAGAAAACTTTAAGTCATTACGTGCAACCAGGAACTCAAATCATTTTACTAACTATCATATAACCACGAACAAATAATAGCGCATTCCTTGTAATTTTGGGGTGTTAGAAAATATGTATGATATTGAAGAAACGGGGAGTTGAAATGATAAACCGACTATTCAAGGAAACATGGTCAGCCTCTGAAATTCAATGTCAATGAATACAACAGGAAAACAGGATAATAACATACGAAATCAAAAGCACCGAAAGATCAAAACAAGAGAAAAGTACATATAGATAAAAATCAATTGATTACGCAAATGCATAGAGCCCAAAAGGCGATAAAGAATACAACTTTACGATCAACTAACACTAAAGAAAGGGAATATTTCAAATGTAAACAAcaaatctgcaaaaacaaatagTCATCCACAAATTCAGGATCAGAATCTCTTATTCCTGCTGTCCCCTGATTACCAAGTCCGCATTTTCCAGCTATGACCAAAAAAGAAGTTTAAAGCAAGAAGCAACCAATATTGAGAAAATAAAAGAGAAGATAAAACATCAGCAAGCTAAGAACAGAGAAATTATTACATAAAAATGGAATGAAATGGGAAAAAGTTAAATAAGACGTTAGCATAAATTTTATTTCCATCATGGGGAAATTTTCTGTCACAACGGATGGATCCTATCATCAAAACGACAGCCGACCATCAAATTCAAAATGGAAAGGAAG
This sequence is a window from Primulina huaijiensis isolate GDHJ02 chromosome 13, ASM1229523v2, whole genome shotgun sequence. Protein-coding genes within it:
- the LOC140991639 gene encoding protein CANDIDATE G-PROTEIN COUPLED RECEPTOR 2-like, with the translated sequence MSSSNSTISAQNVTDPPFAIQIEKDSRWYSSGCGGFWRDAALVVPSALLVLYLGFQANRSVKKLRHRKSYVMIAFYALLWFAAVFNLAWSILQAWQCAPRKTIAWNLLSLSTECGMLSLEISLLPFLLQENYSSGLEALAHTFMVSGSIVAVDIFIQAIVVFGFGVPLFNNADASHWGKWTVLFVHTLMLTAVYSYILFVHYSKWKDRLPPRPSFYNYVVVMFITNVIKLFANGLGGIGFGFGLWLYNIIVICRHSLYLPFLYATFLADFFLEEDWLLDSAYYSEMKDAGFFDTDWE
- the LOC140991698 gene encoding uncharacterized protein is translated as MNCTSYVPSCYQLRDLNKRESGFSSHPFVFDGKHGEEQGNGISLLPFNMDQHLGYDKVLLSQIMQKHEATFRYQLQELHRLYRRQRELMDEIKVREMYARHIQLPTSQSNNCLSQTRSEISQTSHTTSWILGDRLDNKLSVLSTDNLRGPSEFVAENFQETRTVHPGFLLAKNCYNRVQAPSFISKGHEMRILNLRLPDSVYHDKEERERFDEVNVSKRDSALCPFKTGDSNPFDARCRNIKNLIDLNEPIQLESVASSSTSPLEPYPCNLEFSHQDPHVSAEVETGCVVPKLCGHVSYGRDYADRNSSVGIDLNSMPLGCSSETVITQVNLLNPNQEYKVEDPKEHLLSLVEKSDYSSGVPCSFKSKISHASGVEKAVILNTSSVHHELSKEKCVKVDPDTSMDEKLMEFETHIDLNIGVTAGETFPSLSSNNVGTKSAGETDMEAPVSPENKEGFPPRGKSKDMLLGTPSLLFERGESEPEIEPDGIAAETLLSISSAIMQDFNLSNCLFWFAEIATGNAEDQEKTVMKLQNGTTNKDGCMLSPDGIDDEFKDTTLRLSQKRALNLSHDVNKEKERVTLSCRSVKGRADKDHHTVKPFQRTCSSKRNVGKNSSKRPKTHSRSCPSNVKKPTSSILKEPATRSKVGVLQSWGNIKKRQGGPRRRATKFLNIC